In Fimbriimonadales bacterium, the following are encoded in one genomic region:
- a CDS encoding alpha-L-fucosidase — MKPIPFENPKQDFFHESKELRDQRMRWFREARFGMFIHWGLYAIPAGEWKGKTYNGAGEWLMYHAQIPPEKYEPLQKQFNPVKFNAREWVRIAKTAGMKYIVITSKHHDGFCLFDSKFTDYDIMGTPFKRDILKELSRACKENGIRLGFYYSIMDWHHPDYLPRRPWDKRDASQANFQRYIEYMKNQLRELLTHYGDIGILWFDGEWEETWNHEYGKDLYNFVRSLQPNIIINNRVDKGREAKGEHYGDYGTPEQEIPASGLPGMDWETCMTMNDTWGYVKHDNNWKSADTLIKNLVDIASKGGNYLLNVGPNALGEIPQESVERLKTIGAWLKRNGEAIYGTSASPFSEKLEWGRVTQKPGKLFLHVFDKERKEIVLPAFDAKIIRIYELTNSKKKTLTYTKTNNGIAILIPYLRPDNSVNVFVVEYEKLK, encoded by the coding sequence ATGAAACCTATTCCGTTCGAAAATCCGAAACAGGACTTCTTTCACGAATCAAAAGAACTTCGTGATCAGCGTATGCGGTGGTTTCGAGAAGCCCGATTCGGAATGTTCATCCATTGGGGGCTCTATGCAATTCCCGCTGGAGAGTGGAAAGGGAAAACATATAACGGAGCGGGTGAATGGCTCATGTATCACGCGCAAATCCCCCCCGAAAAATACGAACCTCTCCAAAAACAATTCAATCCCGTTAAATTCAATGCGCGAGAATGGGTGCGCATCGCAAAAACGGCTGGAATGAAATACATCGTGATAACCAGCAAACATCACGACGGTTTTTGTCTATTCGATAGCAAGTTCACTGATTACGACATCATGGGAACTCCTTTCAAGCGCGACATCCTTAAAGAACTCTCTCGTGCGTGTAAGGAAAACGGGATTCGCTTAGGCTTTTATTATTCGATTATGGATTGGCATCACCCCGATTATTTGCCTCGCCGCCCTTGGGACAAACGCGACGCATCGCAAGCGAATTTCCAACGTTACATCGAGTATATGAAAAACCAACTCCGAGAACTTCTCACCCATTACGGAGACATCGGAATTCTCTGGTTCGACGGAGAATGGGAAGAAACATGGAATCACGAGTACGGAAAAGACCTTTACAACTTCGTACGAAGTCTGCAACCGAATATCATTATCAATAACCGCGTAGACAAAGGGCGCGAGGCTAAGGGAGAACACTATGGTGATTACGGAACACCAGAACAGGAAATTCCAGCAAGCGGATTGCCAGGAATGGATTGGGAAACTTGTATGACGATGAACGACACATGGGGATATGTAAAACACGACAACAACTGGAAATCCGCCGATACTCTCATTAAAAATTTGGTAGACATCGCCAGCAAAGGCGGAAACTATTTGCTCAATGTCGGACCGAACGCATTAGGCGAGATCCCGCAGGAAAGCGTCGAAAGGCTTAAGACTATAGGAGCGTGGCTGAAGAGAAACGGAGAAGCCATTTACGGAACTTCTGCAAGTCCGTTTTCCGAAAAATTAGAATGGGGGCGCGTAACTCAAAAACCTGGAAAGCTTTTCCTCCACGTTTTCGATAAAGAACGAAAGGAAATCGTTCTCCCTGCCTTCGATGCGAAAATAATACGCATTTACGAACTCACCAATTCGAAAAAGAAAACTCTAACATACACGAAAACGAATAACGGTATAGCGATATTAATACCGTATCTACGTCCTGATAATTCGGTAAATGTTTTTGTTGTAGAATACGAAAAACTAAAGTAA
- a CDS encoding HNH endonuclease, which translates to MDVLLLNNNYEPLNVCSMVRAITLMVKGKAEILHHNGHIVRTGSQELRAPSVLRLRYHVKRPVPQLRLSRHSILARDNYRCQYCNVAGKELTIDHVIPRRLGGPHTWENVVACCRKCNLKKGDKSLKEAGMKLIKTPKRPHYIPYISLPEYLRAKEREDWMQYLPVWNSH; encoded by the coding sequence ATGGACGTACTGCTTTTGAACAACAACTACGAGCCACTGAACGTGTGTTCCATGGTTCGTGCCATCACGCTCATGGTGAAGGGGAAGGCGGAAATCCTGCATCATAACGGTCACATCGTGCGTACCGGAAGCCAAGAACTCCGAGCCCCGTCAGTCTTGCGTCTTCGATACCACGTCAAACGCCCCGTTCCTCAACTCAGGCTTTCCCGGCATTCGATCCTTGCTCGCGACAATTACCGCTGCCAATACTGCAACGTCGCTGGCAAAGAACTAACGATCGACCATGTGATTCCTCGTCGTCTCGGTGGTCCTCATACGTGGGAGAACGTCGTCGCCTGCTGCAGGAAATGCAACCTCAAAAAAGGAGACAAATCCCTCAAAGAGGCGGGAATGAAGTTAATCAAAACTCCCAAGCGTCCACACTACATTCCTTACATTTCCCTGCCCGAATACCTCCGCGCCAAAGAGCGCGAGGACTGGATGCAGTACCTCCCGGTTTGGAATTCTCACTAA
- the thyX gene encoding FAD-dependent thymidylate synthase, with protein sequence MGRIVVPEAEELLDKEIRVLDKGFVRLVDYLGGDARIVQAARVSYGAGTKTVREDRALIHYLLRNDHTSPFEQVILTFHCKMPIFVARQWVRHRTARLNEISGRYSVMKDEFYLPVPQEVRTQDQVKKQGRSEEVVPLEKAEEIIAKLQEEQRRVYENYEKMIEEGIARELARMNLPLSLYTEWYWQIDLHNLFHFLHIRMDEHAQYEIREYAKALAMCAKAVAPMAYEAWEEHVFHSVRFSRSECKALASLLEGKEPELEEKPMKVFQQKLEKLKKIAQIKYESSEIKSATEK encoded by the coding sequence ATGGGAAGAATCGTCGTTCCAGAAGCGGAGGAATTGCTCGACAAGGAGATCCGCGTTCTCGATAAGGGTTTCGTACGCTTGGTGGACTATTTAGGAGGGGATGCGAGAATCGTTCAAGCGGCTCGCGTCTCTTACGGGGCGGGAACGAAGACGGTTCGAGAAGACCGTGCCCTCATTCATTACCTTCTGCGCAACGACCATACGAGCCCTTTCGAGCAGGTGATATTGACTTTCCACTGCAAGATGCCGATTTTCGTTGCAAGGCAGTGGGTGCGGCATCGTACGGCGAGGTTGAACGAAATCAGCGGACGTTACAGCGTGATGAAAGATGAGTTTTATCTTCCGGTTCCGCAAGAAGTGCGCACACAAGACCAAGTGAAAAAACAGGGACGCAGCGAAGAAGTCGTCCCTTTAGAAAAAGCGGAGGAGATAATCGCGAAGTTGCAGGAAGAGCAACGTCGAGTCTACGAGAATTACGAAAAGATGATCGAAGAGGGGATCGCTCGAGAACTCGCACGCATGAACCTCCCTTTATCGTTATACACGGAATGGTATTGGCAAATCGATTTACACAATTTGTTTCATTTTTTGCATATTCGCATGGATGAACATGCGCAGTACGAAATTCGAGAATATGCAAAAGCACTTGCGATGTGCGCTAAAGCCGTCGCACCGATGGCATATGAAGCATGGGAAGAACACGTCTTTCATTCCGTGCGCTTCTCCCGCTCGGAATGCAAAGCATTAGCATCCTTGCTGGAAGGGAAAGAACCAGAACTCGAAGAAAAACCGATGAAAGTTTTCCAACAGAAATTAGAGAAACTCAAAAAAATTGCGCAGATTAAATACGAAAGTTCCGAAATAAAGTCTGCTACCGAAAAATAG